A DNA window from Niabella yanshanensis contains the following coding sequences:
- a CDS encoding DUF6496 domain-containing protein has product MAKYSKAAGKSVKSAVKRMKKGTLTSGKSDKKVTSKKQAIAIGLSEAREKGAKVPAKKTAAKKAAPKKPARPAGGGAAKKKSPPKKKVAAKKTAAKKSKGTPLKKAATKKAAVKKKAAPKKSARTAAKKTGGKKSAPSKSPAKKAAPKKSGAKSTTPKAVSKSKAKEKPSKAKAKMPGETSDTGEFISTPTTDNVNDPVTNADVNNIVTPETESDQAVFSATVPNQQYMPEDFKASAQDPYHGNINPSKAKTSQKPSGKKPLWDNRK; this is encoded by the coding sequence ATGGCTAAATATTCAAAAGCTGCCGGCAAATCTGTTAAAAGTGCAGTAAAAAGAATGAAAAAAGGCACGCTCACATCCGGCAAATCGGATAAAAAAGTAACCAGTAAAAAACAGGCAATAGCCATCGGCCTTTCAGAAGCCCGTGAAAAAGGCGCCAAAGTACCTGCTAAAAAAACCGCAGCGAAGAAGGCTGCTCCTAAAAAGCCTGCCCGTCCAGCAGGCGGGGGAGCAGCGAAAAAGAAAAGCCCGCCTAAAAAGAAGGTCGCGGCAAAAAAAACTGCGGCAAAAAAGTCCAAGGGGACTCCTTTGAAGAAAGCAGCAACAAAGAAGGCAGCTGTAAAGAAAAAAGCAGCGCCTAAAAAATCTGCTCGTACGGCTGCGAAGAAGACCGGTGGCAAAAAGAGCGCACCGTCGAAATCGCCTGCTAAAAAAGCAGCGCCTAAAAAATCCGGTGCAAAATCCACAACACCCAAAGCAGTATCAAAAAGCAAGGCTAAGGAAAAGCCTTCGAAGGCGAAGGCAAAAATGCCGGGCGAAACTTCAGATACAGGAGAATTCATCAGCACTCCAACAACAGATAATGTAAATGATCCTGTAACCAATGCAGATGTTAATAATATTGTTACACCGGAAACCGAGAGTGATCAGGCGGTCTTTTCAGCCACAGTACCCAACCAGCAATACATGCCGGAAGATTTCAAGGCATCGGCACAAGATCCCTATCACGGTAATATAAATCCTTCTAAAGCGAAAACCTCCCAAAAGCCTTCGGGTAAAAAACCGCTTTGGGATAACAGGAAATAA
- a CDS encoding rhodanese-like domain-containing protein, producing the protein MNQKLSVLALSLSALCAIIVIYSCNKSNAAETGNYPKALANYGDFKGLVSQVEQYRQQRLVSLNDFLKMQKEPNTVVLDTRSANRYTARHMKGAISLPFTDFTQTNLARLIPDANTRILIYCNNNFMGDQVNFATKTAAPSAANNHTPLTLALNIPTYINLYGYGYKNIYELDELVNMSDNRVQFEGTVN; encoded by the coding sequence ATGAATCAAAAACTTTCTGTCCTGGCTTTGTCATTATCAGCGCTATGCGCCATCATTGTTATCTATTCCTGTAATAAAAGTAATGCTGCTGAAACGGGCAATTATCCTAAGGCGCTTGCGAATTATGGCGACTTCAAAGGGCTGGTAAGCCAGGTAGAGCAATACCGGCAACAAAGATTAGTAAGCCTCAATGATTTTTTAAAGATGCAAAAAGAACCGAACACCGTTGTTTTGGATACCCGCTCGGCAAACCGTTATACAGCCAGGCACATGAAGGGCGCCATCTCCCTTCCTTTCACCGATTTTACACAAACGAACCTGGCCCGGCTTATACCCGATGCTAATACGCGCATATTGATTTACTGTAATAATAATTTTATGGGCGACCAGGTGAACTTCGCCACCAAAACAGCAGCACCCTCTGCGGCTAATAACCATACACCGCTTACACTGGCTTTAAATATTCCTACCTATATTAACCTGTATGGTTATGGCTATAAGAATATTTATGAATTGGATGAATTGGTAAATATGTCGGATAACCGGGTTCAGTTTGAGGGAACTGTAAACTAG
- a CDS encoding voltage-gated chloride channel family protein, with amino-acid sequence MQKFRTSFHPFLVIIYLVKWTLWVLPVSLLTGSLVALFLWLLETVIEIRFHYNWLLYFLPLAGIVIHFLYRYSGKNAEAGNNLIIDEIHKPDTGVPLRMAPLVLFSTIITHLFGGSAGREGTAVQMGGSLSHFLGRHMHLSKENLRILLMTGIAGGFGAVFGTPVAGAIFALEVLVVGKLKYNALLPCLMASILSNIVCSAWGIHHTNYQISFVSQHLLSLGSFGFNLLLMAKAIGAGIAFGLAAYLFVRLSHAIKRYSNQLIKVKWLIPVTGGLIIIVLSFLISPDYLSLSVSNPDPGAVSIVTCFKDGGAKPFSWLWKILFTTITLGMGFKGGEVTPLFFIGAALGNTIAMITGAPVDLMAGLGFIAVFAGATNTPLACTIMGAELFGADNIVYYAIACFTAYYFSGHTGIYGAQKNQIPKMPGRA; translated from the coding sequence ATGCAAAAGTTCCGCACATCTTTTCATCCTTTTTTAGTTATTATCTACCTGGTCAAATGGACCCTTTGGGTTTTACCGGTGTCACTGTTAACAGGCTCCCTCGTAGCGCTGTTCCTGTGGTTGCTCGAAACGGTCATTGAAATAAGGTTCCATTATAACTGGTTACTTTATTTTTTACCACTGGCCGGCATTGTTATACATTTTCTTTACAGGTATTCGGGAAAAAACGCGGAAGCGGGTAATAACCTGATCATCGATGAAATACATAAACCCGATACCGGTGTTCCGCTGAGAATGGCCCCGCTGGTACTATTTTCCACTATTATTACGCACCTCTTTGGAGGGTCCGCGGGGCGGGAAGGCACCGCTGTACAGATGGGAGGCAGCCTTTCTCATTTTTTAGGAAGACACATGCACCTCTCCAAAGAAAACCTGCGTATATTATTAATGACCGGTATCGCCGGTGGATTTGGAGCCGTATTTGGAACACCTGTTGCCGGGGCTATTTTTGCATTAGAAGTGCTGGTTGTGGGTAAGCTGAAATATAATGCGTTACTGCCCTGCCTGATGGCCAGCATATTATCCAATATTGTTTGCAGCGCCTGGGGCATTCATCACACCAACTACCAAATTAGCTTCGTAAGTCAACACCTGCTTAGCTTGGGCTCGTTTGGGTTTAACCTGTTATTGATGGCAAAAGCAATTGGCGCCGGTATCGCTTTTGGCCTTGCTGCCTACCTTTTCGTCAGGCTGTCTCATGCTATAAAAAGATATAGCAATCAACTGATAAAAGTAAAATGGCTGATACCGGTAACCGGCGGACTGATCATTATCGTGTTAAGCTTTTTAATTAGTCCTGACTACCTGAGCCTCAGCGTCAGCAATCCCGATCCCGGCGCTGTTTCAATAGTGACCTGTTTCAAAGACGGTGGCGCGAAACCCTTTAGCTGGTTATGGAAAATTTTATTTACGACGATAACCCTGGGTATGGGCTTTAAAGGCGGCGAGGTTACGCCCCTGTTTTTTATTGGCGCCGCCCTGGGAAACACTATCGCTATGATAACAGGCGCACCAGTTGATTTAATGGCCGGATTAGGCTTTATTGCGGTATTTGCCGGCGCAACCAATACACCTCTTGCCTGCACCATAATGGGAGCCGAATTATTCGGCGCAGACAATATTGTATATTATGCCATTGCTTGCTTTACTGCCTATTATTTTAGCGGTCATACCGGTATATACGGTGCGCAAAAAAACCAAATACCGAAAATGCCCGGTAGAGCGTGA
- the tpx gene encoding thiol peroxidase, with amino-acid sequence MSTITLKGNAVNTTGTLPEVGSPLKDFTLVKDDLSEKSLSDYKGRKIVLNIFPSIDTGICAASARKFNEEASALENTVVINVSKDLPFALKRFCAAEGLNNVENLSDFRGNFGADYGVTIADSGMKGLLSRAVVVANEEGQIVYTEQVPEIAQEPNYEAALAALK; translated from the coding sequence ATGTCGACAATTACATTAAAAGGTAATGCAGTAAATACAACGGGCACTTTGCCTGAAGTGGGTAGTCCGTTGAAAGATTTTACCCTGGTTAAGGATGACCTTAGCGAAAAAAGCCTGTCCGACTATAAAGGCAGGAAAATAGTGCTGAATATTTTTCCGAGCATAGATACCGGTATTTGTGCCGCTTCAGCAAGAAAATTCAACGAAGAAGCCAGCGCCCTGGAGAACACGGTGGTAATCAATGTATCCAAAGACCTTCCTTTTGCATTGAAGCGTTTTTGCGCTGCAGAAGGATTGAATAATGTAGAAAACCTGTCGGATTTTCGCGGAAACTTCGGAGCTGATTACGGTGTTACCATAGCAGATTCGGGCATGAAAGGCTTATTAAGCCGTGCTGTAGTCGTTGCCAATGAAGAAGGACAGATCGTTTACACAGAGCAGGTACCTGAAATCGCCCAGGAGCCCAACTACGAAGCGGCACTGGCTGCATTGAAATAA
- a CDS encoding MotA/TolQ/ExbB proton channel family protein — translation MAENQAKPVAAATTSVQPKKSSNAISWIAPILCVVAGYSIWRFIMGDPAGFDVPDAAGGFWPHHKGPKGAFNAIYEGGIIVPLLIGMLLVVIVFAIERFLTISKALGKGNISNFIRKVQYHLANKNVDAAIAECDKQRGSVGNVMKAGLRRYKEMINETGLETEQKVVAIQKEVEEATALELPMLQKNLVFLSTIVSAGTLVALLGTVMGMIRSFAALGSSGGGGDSSALAVGISEALYNTAIGIGTSTLALIFYNMLTTRIDSITYGIDESGFTLTQSFASLYK, via the coding sequence ATGGCTGAAAATCAAGCTAAGCCGGTAGCGGCAGCAACGACATCTGTGCAACCCAAAAAAAGCAGTAATGCAATTTCGTGGATAGCACCTATCCTGTGTGTAGTGGCAGGTTATTCTATTTGGAGATTTATTATGGGTGATCCAGCGGGTTTTGATGTACCTGATGCAGCAGGCGGATTTTGGCCTCACCACAAAGGTCCTAAAGGAGCATTTAATGCCATTTATGAAGGTGGTATCATTGTACCTCTTCTGATAGGAATGTTATTGGTAGTGATTGTATTTGCGATTGAAAGATTCTTAACAATCAGCAAAGCGTTAGGTAAAGGAAACATCAGCAACTTTATCCGCAAAGTACAGTATCATCTGGCTAATAAAAATGTTGACGCAGCTATCGCTGAGTGCGACAAACAAAGAGGTTCAGTTGGTAATGTAATGAAAGCTGGTCTTCGTCGTTACAAAGAAATGATCAACGAAACCGGTTTAGAAACCGAGCAAAAAGTAGTGGCTATCCAGAAAGAAGTTGAAGAAGCTACAGCGCTGGAGCTGCCTATGCTTCAGAAAAACCTGGTATTCCTTTCTACTATCGTATCAGCTGGTACGCTTGTGGCGTTATTAGGTACGGTAATGGGTATGATCCGTTCTTTCGCAGCCTTAGGTTCTTCTGGAGGCGGTGGCGATTCTTCTGCTCTTGCGGTTGGTATCTCTGAGGCTCTGTATAATACAGCTATTGGTATCGGTACTTCAACACTGGCTTTGATTTTCTATAACATGTTAACAACAAGGATCGATAGTATTACTTATGGTATCGACGAGTCTGGATTTACTTTAACTCAGTCTTTTGCTTCTTTGTACAAATAA
- a CDS encoding ExbD/TolR family protein, with protein MPKVNIAKKSTDTDMTPFVDIAFLILSFFIMATKFKPAEAVPIQTPNSVSSQKLPENDAVMISIDKDDKVYFSIMAQKDPQQARDIIKAAAQARNIPVTDAQVAGYFPGDMIGVPFNKLGAFLALPADQKKTYVQEGIPVKDSANNELYYWIAASRSIFAGQPLKYLIKGDNVSKYPAFKAIIDALKKNDEQKYNLVTMPEGAPTGTELWVERNSK; from the coding sequence ATGCCTAAAGTTAATATAGCCAAGAAGTCGACTGATACGGACATGACGCCCTTCGTGGACATCGCGTTCCTTATCCTGTCGTTCTTTATCATGGCTACTAAGTTCAAACCGGCTGAGGCAGTTCCCATTCAGACCCCTAATTCGGTTTCATCTCAAAAATTGCCGGAAAATGATGCGGTGATGATCAGCATTGATAAAGATGATAAAGTATATTTCTCTATCATGGCGCAGAAAGATCCACAGCAGGCAAGAGATATCATTAAAGCTGCTGCACAGGCAAGAAATATTCCTGTAACCGATGCACAGGTAGCCGGTTATTTTCCAGGCGATATGATCGGTGTTCCTTTTAATAAATTAGGAGCGTTCCTCGCATTGCCGGCAGATCAGAAGAAAACTTACGTACAGGAAGGTATTCCGGTTAAAGATTCAGCAAATAATGAATTATACTACTGGATCGCAGCTTCGCGTAGTATTTTTGCCGGTCAGCCTTTAAAGTATCTGATTAAGGGGGATAATGTATCTAAATATCCTGCTTTCAAAGCAATTATAGATGCTTTAAAGAAGAACGACGAGCAGAAGTATAACCTGGTTACCATGCCTGAAGGTGCTCCTACCGGAACAGAATTGTGGGTAGAGCGCAACAGCAAATAA
- a CDS encoding ExbD/TolR family protein → MASLDTGDGGGHKKGPGVKKAKKLSTRVDMTPMVDLGFLLITFFIFTSTMSSPTTMDLNMPKDTEKKEEETKVKMSGALTIMVGRDNNIFYYEGELTNENASQAFKSSTLTDIRDVIIKKKKEVESRYVTDAACEAKARQEGKNPNDCRQKDFFVLIKPTEEANYKDVIDLLDEMTINKVARYALLEPFDTEKDLINASQGGAPAAAAPAAQ, encoded by the coding sequence ATGGCAAGTTTAGATACCGGCGATGGCGGCGGCCACAAAAAAGGCCCCGGCGTTAAGAAGGCCAAGAAGCTAAGCACCAGGGTAGATATGACGCCGATGGTGGACCTCGGTTTCCTGTTGATCACCTTTTTCATATTTACTTCTACTATGAGCTCTCCAACAACTATGGATCTCAATATGCCGAAGGATACAGAGAAGAAAGAAGAAGAAACAAAGGTTAAAATGTCAGGTGCGCTTACTATCATGGTGGGCCGTGATAATAATATCTTCTATTATGAAGGTGAGCTGACGAATGAAAATGCCAGCCAGGCGTTTAAGTCGTCAACGCTTACAGACATCAGAGATGTAATTATCAAGAAAAAGAAAGAAGTTGAATCCAGGTACGTAACCGATGCTGCCTGTGAAGCAAAGGCAAGGCAGGAGGGTAAAAATCCGAATGACTGCCGGCAGAAAGATTTCTTTGTGCTGATTAAGCCAACTGAGGAAGCCAATTATAAGGATGTAATTGATCTGTTAGACGAGATGACCATTAATAAAGTAGCACGCTATGCGTTATTGGAGCCATTCGACACAGAGAAAGATCTGATCAATGCTTCGCAAGGCGGGGCTCCGGCAGCAGCAGCCCCCGCAGCTCAGTAA
- a CDS encoding energy transducer TonB, with translation MDANKILSTDFLDLLFEGRNKSYGAYELRRGYNKRLWIAIGGTALGFALIAGGIFLKSQMTPAVDEDAVKINEVTIQQIEQEKPEEPPPPPPPPPPKQAPPPKIEMKAFTPPKIVKDEEVKEPPPAVEELKETKIGTISQEGIKDIGIVTPPAAADGGKGLVEAKPVEKEPEVFTKVEVDAKYPGNWRSFLERNLDGQVAVDNGASPGTYTVIIQFIVDVAGNVSDVKALTSVGFGMEQEATRVIKKSGKWNPAIQNGREVKAYRKQPITFQVTDQ, from the coding sequence ATGGACGCCAATAAAATTTTAAGTACCGACTTTTTGGATCTTCTGTTTGAAGGCCGCAATAAGAGTTATGGTGCCTACGAACTTCGTAGAGGCTATAATAAAAGATTGTGGATTGCTATCGGTGGTACTGCTCTTGGCTTTGCTTTAATTGCAGGAGGTATTTTCCTGAAAAGCCAGATGACGCCGGCGGTAGACGAGGATGCAGTAAAGATCAATGAAGTTACTATACAACAAATTGAGCAGGAGAAACCGGAAGAGCCACCGCCACCTCCGCCGCCGCCGCCGCCAAAGCAGGCGCCGCCTCCAAAAATTGAAATGAAGGCATTTACTCCTCCGAAAATTGTAAAAGATGAGGAAGTAAAAGAACCCCCACCCGCAGTAGAAGAGTTGAAAGAAACCAAAATTGGTACGATCAGCCAGGAGGGTATCAAAGATATCGGTATCGTTACACCGCCTGCAGCCGCAGATGGAGGTAAGGGCCTTGTTGAGGCAAAGCCGGTTGAAAAAGAGCCTGAAGTTTTTACCAAAGTTGAGGTGGATGCAAAATATCCTGGTAACTGGCGTTCTTTCCTTGAAAGAAACCTTGATGGCCAGGTAGCTGTTGACAACGGAGCTTCTCCCGGAACCTATACTGTAATTATCCAGTTCATTGTGGACGTTGCAGGAAACGTAAGTGATGTAAAAGCGTTAACAAGCGTTGGTTTTGGAATGGAGCAGGAAGCTACCAGGGTAATTAAAAAATCTGGTAAATGGAACCCGGCCATTCAAAATGGCAGAGAGGTAAAGGCCTACAGAAAACAGCCTATTACCTTCCAGGTGACAGATCAATAA
- a CDS encoding lytic transglycosylase domain-containing protein, translating into MINKKLVVKHCGMVILFSSLSYISFGQINPLVISSGVNNNADAVKKADPKGAFKNLFEASGSSSAKVATLKGVSMEHLNPQALSFVQDYMEKYSEDLKELQTWGKPYFDMMDDILTQNNIPKQLKYLAVIESNLKSSAVSWVGAVGPWQFMPGTATTMGLRVGRGVDERRDYLKSTKAASKYLNYLYNIYEDWLLVVAAYNCGPGRVNSAIAKAGSSDFWKLQYHLPTESRNHVKKFIATHYIMEGEGGITTVSKQQALAMMTTVKDEVTHKDVKVQTISGRYNSKAIVKYLEMSIEEFSSLNPSMDKVLASNATYQLKLPLEKMDLFLSKKNEMLNESIQMLINPEYRN; encoded by the coding sequence ATGATTAATAAAAAACTGGTAGTGAAGCATTGCGGCATGGTGATTCTTTTCTCTTCTCTGTCTTACATTTCTTTCGGGCAAATAAATCCTTTAGTTATATCTTCTGGTGTCAATAATAATGCCGACGCCGTTAAAAAAGCAGATCCGAAGGGAGCCTTTAAGAATCTTTTTGAGGCTTCGGGCAGCTCATCAGCAAAAGTAGCAACATTGAAGGGTGTTAGTATGGAACACCTGAATCCACAGGCATTGAGTTTCGTTCAGGATTATATGGAGAAATATTCTGAAGACCTAAAGGAGCTTCAAACCTGGGGAAAACCTTATTTTGATATGATGGATGATATTTTAACTCAAAATAACATCCCCAAGCAATTGAAATACCTGGCGGTGATTGAATCGAATTTAAAGTCGTCTGCGGTATCCTGGGTAGGTGCGGTAGGTCCCTGGCAATTTATGCCCGGCACGGCTACTACTATGGGACTTCGTGTAGGCCGTGGCGTAGACGAAAGAAGAGACTATCTTAAGAGCACCAAGGCTGCCAGTAAATATCTGAATTACCTCTATAATATTTACGAGGACTGGTTACTGGTAGTTGCCGCTTATAATTGCGGGCCCGGGCGGGTAAATTCTGCTATAGCCAAGGCCGGCAGCAGTGACTTCTGGAAACTTCAGTATCATTTACCAACTGAAAGCCGCAATCATGTAAAAAAATTCATTGCTACCCACTACATCATGGAGGGTGAAGGAGGTATTACTACCGTATCGAAACAACAGGCTTTGGCAATGATGACCACCGTAAAAGACGAAGTAACACATAAGGATGTAAAAGTACAGACGATCAGCGGTCGATATAACTCGAAAGCTATTGTAAAATACCTGGAAATGAGCATTGAAGAATTTAGCAGCCTCAATCCGAGCATGGATAAGGTTTTAGCGTCTAATGCTACCTACCAGCTCAAATTGCCTTTAGAGAAAATGGACCTGTTTTTATCCAAAAAAAATGAGATGCTGAACGAATCCATCCAAATGCTGATCAACCCTGAGTACAGGAACTAA
- the gatA gene encoding Asp-tRNA(Asn)/Glu-tRNA(Gln) amidotransferase subunit GatA — MLDFISIARYHQDLTEGKTSCLTTVETYLQKIEAQKQLNAFVEVYAEEARTRAKELDQLETPQGKLHGVVIGIKDVICHKGHEVTAASRILEGFTSIFSATAVERLLAEGAIIIGRLNCDEFAMGSTNENSVYGKVLNAADETRISGGSSGGSAVAVQAGLCMVSLGSDTGGSVRQPADFCGIIGLKPTYGRISRFGLIAYASSFDQIGIFSTTVADAALLLEVMAGADDFDSTVSNTPVPAYSRELETGKKYKIAYFPEALSHPGLDPEISNAVKSKLADWKSQGHTVEEVHFDLLEYIVPAYYILTTAEATSNLSRYDGVKYGFRANKGAITDLDTFYKENRSQGFGWEVKRRIMLGNFVLSSGYYDAYFTQAQKVRRTLTNKLSLIFNDFDFLCLPTSPSVAFKIGEKMEDPVAMYIADIYTVIANLTGVPGIAVPLFSHPDNHMPFGLQLMSAHFNELSLLSFCNNILEN; from the coding sequence TTGCTAGATTTCATTTCTATTGCCCGTTACCATCAGGACTTAACAGAGGGTAAAACATCTTGCTTAACTACCGTTGAAACTTATCTTCAAAAAATTGAAGCCCAAAAGCAGCTGAATGCTTTTGTGGAAGTTTATGCTGAAGAAGCGAGAACCCGGGCAAAAGAACTGGATCAGCTGGAAACGCCCCAGGGGAAACTCCACGGGGTTGTTATAGGAATAAAAGACGTTATTTGCCACAAGGGACATGAGGTAACCGCTGCATCCCGCATCCTCGAAGGTTTTACTTCTATCTTCTCAGCCACAGCAGTTGAACGCTTGCTGGCGGAAGGTGCGATCATTATCGGGCGTTTGAACTGTGATGAATTTGCAATGGGGTCGACCAACGAAAATTCTGTATACGGGAAAGTACTAAATGCTGCAGATGAAACACGTATCTCGGGTGGATCATCCGGGGGATCGGCAGTTGCTGTTCAGGCCGGACTTTGTATGGTATCGCTGGGAAGCGACACCGGCGGCTCGGTAAGGCAGCCGGCAGATTTTTGCGGTATTATTGGCTTAAAACCAACTTATGGGCGCATTTCAAGGTTTGGCCTTATTGCTTATGCGTCGTCTTTTGACCAGATCGGTATTTTTTCTACTACAGTAGCTGATGCAGCCCTTTTACTGGAGGTAATGGCCGGCGCTGATGATTTTGACAGCACCGTATCCAACACCCCTGTTCCGGCTTATTCCAGGGAACTGGAAACGGGCAAAAAATACAAGATAGCATACTTTCCCGAAGCACTTTCTCATCCCGGGCTCGATCCCGAAATTTCGAACGCAGTTAAGAGTAAGCTGGCAGACTGGAAAAGCCAGGGTCATACGGTTGAAGAAGTGCATTTTGACCTGCTGGAATATATTGTTCCGGCATATTATATTCTCACCACTGCTGAAGCAACGTCTAATCTTTCCAGGTATGATGGTGTAAAATATGGTTTCAGAGCCAATAAGGGGGCTATTACAGACCTGGATACTTTTTATAAAGAGAACCGCTCCCAGGGTTTTGGATGGGAGGTTAAGCGACGAATTATGCTGGGGAACTTTGTATTAAGTTCGGGGTATTACGACGCTTATTTTACCCAGGCTCAAAAAGTAAGGAGAACTTTAACAAATAAATTATCGTTGATTTTCAACGATTTCGACTTCCTATGTTTACCCACTTCTCCATCGGTAGCCTTTAAGATAGGTGAAAAAATGGAAGACCCCGTAGCTATGTACATAGCTGATATTTATACGGTTATAGCTAATCTAACCGGTGTACCGGGTATCGCTGTGCCCCTGTTTTCCCACCCGGACAACCATATGCCATTCGGCCTGCAACTGATGTCTGCTCATTTTAATGAATTATCTTTGCTTTCTTTTTGCAACAATATTTTAGAGAATTAA
- a CDS encoding Sec-independent protein translocase subunit TatA/TatB, whose protein sequence is MTQIQLLGALGTNEIIIILVIVLLLFGGRKIPELMRGLGKGMREFNDAKDNVKKEIEESANSITSEPKRAE, encoded by the coding sequence ATGACACAAATTCAACTATTGGGCGCTTTGGGTACAAATGAAATCATCATTATATTGGTTATTGTGCTGCTGTTATTCGGAGGTCGTAAAATTCCGGAATTGATGAGAGGCCTGGGTAAAGGTATGCGCGAGTTTAATGATGCAAAGGACAACGTTAAAAAAGAAATAGAAGAAAGCGCAAACTCTATCACAAGCGAGCCAAAAAGAGCCGAATAA
- the rplS gene encoding 50S ribosomal protein L19, with product MSSAIAFVHEQLTQTKKFPAFKAGDNITVNYKIIEGNKERIQSFKGDVIKKQGSGATATFTVRKISDGIGVERLFPFTSPNIDSIVLHKVGQVRRAKLFYQRERSGKSARIREKRMAVGAKSAKKAAAEKA from the coding sequence ATGAGCAGCGCGATAGCTTTCGTTCACGAGCAATTGACACAGACAAAAAAATTTCCAGCTTTTAAAGCCGGTGATAATATTACTGTAAACTATAAAATTATAGAAGGAAATAAAGAACGTATCCAGTCTTTTAAAGGAGACGTTATCAAAAAACAAGGTAGCGGAGCTACTGCAACCTTCACAGTTAGAAAAATTTCTGACGGTATAGGTGTTGAAAGATTATTTCCTTTCACTTCTCCTAATATCGACTCGATCGTATTACACAAAGTTGGCCAGGTTCGCAGGGCTAAACTGTTTTACCAAAGAGAAAGAAGCGGTAAAAGCGCACGTATCCGTGAAAAACGTATGGCTGTTGGTGCTAAAAGCGCTAAGAAAGCTGCTGCAGAAAAAGCATAA
- a CDS encoding multidrug effflux MFS transporter translates to MKGNNKFLKILLLGLLSAIGPFSIDMYLPGFPNIAKELHTDVSNVSLTLSSFFIGISAGQLLYGPLLDKYGRKKPLYFGLSLYILASLGCAMSASVNMLIIFRFLQALGGCAGMVASRAMVRDLFDVKESAKVFSLLMLVIGVSPLLAPTIGGYVTAAIGWRYVFIILLGIVLIILLLCIFLLPESKQPAPDYSLAPAAILKRFADVFKQPQFVIYTFASAFTAAGLYAYVAGSPHVFMEVFGASDTLYGWIFAMIAGALIVATQINAQILRVTSSEKIIPRAIFFQTCAGILLFVGFAYSWWGMTSSIILCSIFLACQGFTFPNASALALAPFEQNAGSASALLGCIQMATGAFSSAMVSVFHDKTATPLGLVMGFCAIIALSILLTGKGIVRYRARKAEVEKSTVDMITEL, encoded by the coding sequence ATGAAGGGCAATAATAAATTTTTAAAAATACTTCTTTTGGGACTCCTCAGTGCCATTGGTCCATTCTCAATTGACATGTACCTGCCGGGATTCCCTAATATCGCTAAAGAGCTGCATACTGATGTAAGCAATGTATCGCTTACACTTTCCAGTTTTTTTATAGGCATCTCGGCAGGGCAGCTTTTATACGGGCCATTGCTGGATAAATACGGACGAAAAAAACCGCTCTATTTTGGCCTTAGCCTGTATATCCTGGCATCTCTGGGCTGTGCGATGTCTGCTTCTGTAAACATGCTCATTATTTTCAGGTTTCTCCAGGCGTTAGGAGGCTGTGCCGGTATGGTAGCATCCCGCGCCATGGTACGCGATCTTTTTGATGTGAAAGAAAGCGCCAAAGTTTTTTCACTGTTAATGTTGGTAATAGGGGTATCTCCTCTCCTGGCACCTACTATCGGTGGATATGTTACGGCCGCCATCGGGTGGCGCTATGTTTTTATTATTCTGCTGGGCATCGTACTTATCATTTTGCTGCTGTGCATTTTTCTCCTGCCCGAGAGTAAACAACCTGCCCCGGACTACTCATTAGCACCTGCGGCTATACTTAAAAGATTTGCTGATGTGTTTAAACAGCCTCAATTTGTAATTTACACTTTCGCCAGCGCATTTACTGCGGCGGGTTTATATGCTTATGTAGCAGGATCTCCACATGTATTTATGGAAGTTTTTGGCGCCAGTGATACCTTGTATGGCTGGATATTCGCTATGATTGCAGGGGCGCTCATTGTAGCAACGCAAATAAATGCGCAGATACTGAGAGTTACCTCCAGCGAAAAAATTATTCCCAGGGCTATATTTTTCCAAACCTGCGCCGGTATTTTACTATTTGTTGGCTTTGCGTATAGCTGGTGGGGTATGACCAGCAGTATTATCCTTTGTAGTATTTTCCTGGCCTGCCAGGGATTTACATTTCCCAATGCTTCGGCTCTGGCGCTCGCTCCTTTCGAGCAAAACGCGGGAAGCGCTTCTGCACTTCTGGGCTGTATTCAAATGGCAACGGGAGCATTTTCTTCGGCGATGGTCAGCGTTTTTCATGATAAAACAGCTACCCCACTGGGTCTGGTAATGGGCTTTTGTGCTATAATCGCGCTATCGATACTCTTAACCGGGAAGGGTATTGTACGCTACCGGGCCCGTAAGGCCGAGGTAGAAAAAAGCACGGTAGACATGATCACCGAATTATAA